Proteins co-encoded in one Bacillus paramycoides genomic window:
- the hutG gene encoding formimidoylglutamase — MEHGHYLKKNAKFIDREVTKWSEMIKDWEEGVEIFGAALIGAPLSKPSISHSGASFAPKTIRAMLDAYSTYAITEEHDMKESVLYDCGDITMHVTDIKESHNRIAKTVGHVTKVNPNMIPIVLGGDHSISFPSITGFANSKGKIGIIQFDAHHDLRNLDDGGPSNGTPFRSLLENGVITGKQLIQIGIRNFSNARAYHEYAKEHGVTVYTMKDVRELEIKDIMTESIEVLRKQGVTSIYISLDMDVLDQAFAPGCPAIGPGGMDSMTLLDAIEFLGKEPLVQGMDIVEIDPTLDFRDMTSRIAAQVIMSFLLARETVRKQVSI; from the coding sequence GTGGAGCACGGCCACTATTTAAAGAAAAATGCAAAGTTTATTGATCGTGAAGTGACGAAATGGAGTGAGATGATTAAAGATTGGGAGGAAGGTGTAGAAATATTCGGTGCAGCCTTAATTGGAGCACCACTTTCTAAACCATCTATTAGTCATTCAGGAGCAAGTTTTGCTCCAAAAACAATTCGTGCGATGTTAGATGCATATAGCACGTACGCAATTACAGAAGAACATGATATGAAAGAAAGTGTCTTATATGATTGCGGCGATATTACGATGCATGTGACGGATATAAAAGAAAGTCATAACCGGATTGCGAAAACAGTTGGTCATGTAACGAAAGTAAATCCGAACATGATACCAATCGTTCTTGGCGGTGATCACTCGATTAGTTTTCCGAGTATAACAGGATTTGCAAACAGTAAAGGAAAGATCGGTATCATTCAATTTGATGCCCATCATGATTTACGTAATTTAGATGATGGTGGTCCGTCAAATGGTACCCCTTTCCGTAGTTTACTAGAAAATGGTGTCATTACAGGAAAACAACTCATTCAAATCGGTATTCGTAATTTTTCAAATGCACGAGCGTACCATGAATACGCAAAAGAACATGGGGTGACAGTGTATACAATGAAAGATGTACGAGAGCTAGAAATAAAAGATATTATGACGGAAAGTATTGAAGTATTAAGAAAGCAAGGTGTGACTTCTATTTACATTTCTCTTGATATGGACGTATTAGATCAAGCATTCGCACCAGGTTGTCCAGCAATTGGCCCTGGTGGAATGGATAGTATGACTTTACTTGATGCGATTGAATTCCTTGGTAAAGAACCGCTTGTGCAAGGTATGGATATTGTAGAAATCGATCCAACCCTTGATTTCAGAGATATGACGAGTCGAATAGCTGCGCAAGTGATTATGAGTTTTCTTTTAGCGAGAGAAACAGTCCGTAAGCAGGTTAGTATATAG
- the hutI gene encoding imidazolonepropionase: protein MLDTLLINIGQLLTMDQEDGLLRREAMNTLPVIENGVVGIENGVITFVGTAEEAKGLQAKEVIDCGGKMVSPGLVDPHTHLVFGGSRENEIALKLQGVPYLEILEKGGGILSTVNATKQASKEELVQKAKFHLDRMLSFGVTTVEAKSGYGLDDETEWKQLEATAQLQKEHPIDLVSTFLGAHAVPKEYKGRSKEFLQWMLDLLPEMKEKQLAEFVDIFCETGVFSVEESKEFLLKAKELGFDVKIHADEIDPLGGAEAAAEIGAASADHLVGASDKGIEMLANSNTVATLLPGTTFYLNKESFARGRKMIDEGVAVALATDFNPGSCPTENIQLIMSIAMLKLKMTPEEVWNAVTVNSSYAINRGDVAGKIRVGRKADLVLWDAYNYAYVPYHYGVSHVNTVWKNGNIAYTRGEQSWSTATI from the coding sequence ATGCTGGACACTTTACTAATAAATATCGGTCAATTACTAACAATGGATCAAGAAGATGGCTTGTTAAGACGGGAAGCGATGAACACGCTTCCTGTTATCGAAAACGGTGTGGTTGGAATTGAAAATGGTGTAATTACTTTCGTTGGAACAGCGGAAGAGGCGAAAGGATTACAAGCGAAAGAAGTTATTGATTGCGGCGGGAAAATGGTTTCTCCTGGTCTTGTTGATCCGCATACTCACCTTGTATTTGGTGGGTCTCGTGAAAATGAAATCGCACTAAAATTACAAGGAGTTCCGTACTTAGAAATTTTAGAAAAAGGCGGAGGTATTCTTTCAACGGTAAATGCAACGAAACAGGCGTCGAAAGAAGAACTTGTTCAAAAAGCGAAATTCCATTTAGACCGTATGCTATCTTTCGGAGTTACAACCGTAGAAGCGAAGAGTGGTTACGGATTAGATGATGAGACAGAATGGAAACAATTAGAGGCAACTGCACAATTACAAAAAGAGCATCCAATCGATTTAGTTTCTACATTTTTAGGTGCTCATGCAGTTCCGAAAGAGTATAAAGGTAGATCGAAAGAATTTTTACAATGGATGTTAGACTTGCTGCCAGAAATGAAGGAGAAGCAATTAGCTGAATTTGTTGATATTTTCTGCGAAACAGGCGTCTTCTCTGTTGAAGAGTCAAAAGAGTTTTTATTAAAAGCGAAAGAGCTTGGCTTTGACGTGAAAATTCATGCAGATGAAATTGATCCTCTTGGTGGTGCGGAAGCAGCGGCTGAAATTGGTGCAGCATCAGCCGACCATTTAGTTGGCGCTTCTGATAAAGGAATTGAAATGCTTGCAAACTCTAATACAGTAGCTACTTTATTACCAGGAACAACTTTCTATTTAAATAAAGAAAGCTTTGCCCGCGGTCGTAAAATGATTGATGAAGGTGTTGCAGTTGCGTTAGCTACAGACTTTAACCCAGGTAGCTGTCCAACTGAAAACATTCAGCTTATTATGAGCATCGCAATGTTGAAGCTGAAAATGACACCAGAAGAAGTTTGGAACGCGGTAACAGTTAACTCTTCTTATGCTATTAATCGAGGCGATGTAGCTGGGAAAATTAGAGTTGGTCGTAAGGCAGATTTAGTTTTATGGGATGCGTACAATTATGCTTACGTACCGTATCATTACGGCGTAAGTCATGTAAATACAGTATGGAAGAATGGTAATATCGCATATACAAGAGGTGAACAATCGTGGAGCACGGCCACTATTTAA
- the hutU gene encoding urocanate hydratase, protein MEKVKQTIRAPRGTELQTKGWVQEAALRMLMNNLDPEVAEKPEELVVYGGIGRAARNWESYNAIVDSLKTLESDETLLVQSGKPVAIFKSHEDAPRVLLANSNLVPKWANWDHFRELEKKGLMMYGQMTAGSWIYIGTQGILQGTYETFGEAARQHFGGSLKGTLTLTAGLGGMGGAQPLAVTMNGGVVIAIDVDKRSIDRRIEKRYCDMYTESLEEALTVANEYKEKKEPISIGLLGNAAEILPELVKRNITPDLVTDQTSAHDPLNGYIPVGYTLEEAAKLREEDPERYVQLSKESMTKHVEAMLAMQAKGAITFDYGNNIRQVAFDEGLKNAFDFPGFVPAFIRPLFCEGKGPFRWVALSGDPEDIYKTDEVILREFADNEHLCNWIRMARQQVEFQGLPSRICWLGYGERAKFGRIINEMVANGELSAPIVIGRDHLDCGSVASPNRETEAMKDGSDAVADWPILNALINSVNGASWVSVHHGGGVGMGYSLHAGMVIVADGTEAAAKRIERVLTSDPGMGVVRHVDAGYDLAVETAKEKGVNIPMMK, encoded by the coding sequence ATGGAAAAAGTTAAACAAACAATTCGCGCGCCAAGAGGTACGGAGTTACAAACGAAAGGGTGGGTTCAAGAAGCTGCACTCCGTATGTTAATGAACAATTTAGATCCGGAAGTTGCTGAAAAGCCAGAAGAATTAGTTGTATATGGTGGAATCGGCCGTGCAGCTCGTAACTGGGAAAGCTACAATGCAATTGTAGATTCATTAAAAACGTTAGAAAGCGATGAAACATTACTTGTTCAATCAGGAAAACCAGTTGCAATCTTTAAATCACATGAAGATGCACCTCGCGTTCTTTTAGCGAACTCAAACTTAGTACCGAAGTGGGCGAACTGGGATCACTTCCGTGAACTAGAGAAAAAAGGTCTTATGATGTATGGACAAATGACAGCAGGTAGCTGGATTTACATTGGAACACAAGGTATTTTACAAGGAACATATGAAACGTTTGGCGAAGCGGCACGTCAACATTTCGGTGGTTCATTAAAAGGTACATTAACACTTACTGCTGGTTTAGGTGGTATGGGTGGTGCGCAACCTCTTGCTGTAACGATGAATGGCGGTGTTGTTATCGCTATTGATGTTGATAAGCGCAGCATCGATCGTCGTATTGAAAAGAGATACTGTGATATGTATACAGAATCATTAGAAGAAGCATTAACGGTTGCGAACGAGTATAAAGAGAAGAAAGAACCGATTTCAATTGGTTTATTAGGAAATGCGGCAGAGATTTTACCAGAGCTAGTGAAGCGTAATATTACGCCAGATTTAGTTACAGATCAAACATCTGCTCATGATCCATTAAACGGTTATATTCCAGTAGGTTACACATTAGAAGAAGCAGCAAAACTTCGTGAAGAAGATCCGGAGCGCTACGTACAATTATCAAAAGAAAGCATGACAAAACATGTAGAAGCAATGCTTGCTATGCAAGCAAAAGGTGCAATTACATTTGATTATGGAAATAACATTCGCCAAGTTGCTTTCGATGAAGGTTTGAAAAATGCATTCGATTTCCCAGGATTTGTTCCAGCATTTATCCGTCCATTATTCTGCGAAGGAAAAGGACCATTCCGCTGGGTAGCACTTTCTGGTGATCCAGAAGATATTTATAAAACAGACGAAGTAATTTTACGTGAGTTTGCTGATAATGAACATTTATGTAACTGGATTCGTATGGCACGTCAGCAAGTTGAGTTCCAAGGTCTTCCGTCACGTATTTGTTGGCTTGGTTACGGTGAGCGCGCGAAATTTGGTCGCATCATTAATGAAATGGTGGCAAATGGTGAATTATCAGCACCGATCGTTATCGGCCGTGACCATTTAGATTGCGGATCAGTAGCATCTCCAAACCGTGAAACAGAAGCGATGAAAGACGGTAGTGATGCAGTAGCAGACTGGCCAATTTTAAATGCATTAATTAACAGTGTAAACGGTGCAAGCTGGGTATCTGTTCACCACGGTGGCGGCGTTGGTATGGGTTATTCACTTCACGCTGGAATGGTTATCGTTGCAGATGGAACGGAAGCAGCAGCAAAACGTATTGAGCGCGTATTAACTTCTGACCCTGGTATGGGTGTAGTTCGTCACGTTGATGCAGGATATGACTTAGCTGTGGAAACTGCGAAAGAAAAAGGCGTTAACATTCCGATGATGAAATAA
- the hutH gene encoding histidine ammonia-lyase yields the protein MITLTGHTLTIEEMKRLLLEGEGVTACPNSMQKVAECREVVEKIVEDGKVVYGITTGFGKFSDVLIQKDDVKALQHNLIQSHACGIGDPFPEEVSRGMLILRANTMLKGVSGVRPLVVNMLLEFVNRKIHPVVPQQGSLGASGDLAPLSHLALVLLGEGEVFYKGKRVHAMVALTEEGLEPIELEAKEGLALINGTQAMTAQGVLSYIEAEATAYQAEFIASMTIEGLQGIIDAFDEDVHKARGYKEQVEVASRIRDILHDSKLTTKQGELRVQDAYSLRCIPQVHGASWQVLNYVKEKLEIEMNAATDNPLIFDGGEKVISGGNFHGQPIAFAMDFLKVGMAELANISERRIERLVNPQLNDLPPFLSPEPGLQSGAMIMQYAAASLVSENKTLAHPASVDSIPSSANQEDHVSMGTIASRHAHQIIQNVRRVLSIEMICAMQAAEYRGIENMSTVTKSFYHQGRQQVPSITNDRIFSTDIENIAHWLKTNYSIKERLDVNAAL from the coding sequence ATGATTACGTTAACAGGACACACATTGACAATTGAAGAAATGAAGAGGTTGTTACTTGAGGGGGAAGGTGTAACAGCTTGTCCAAATAGTATGCAAAAGGTGGCGGAGTGCCGCGAAGTAGTTGAGAAAATTGTAGAGGACGGAAAAGTTGTTTACGGTATTACAACTGGATTTGGAAAGTTTAGTGACGTGCTTATTCAAAAAGATGATGTAAAGGCACTTCAACACAATTTAATTCAGTCACATGCATGTGGGATAGGCGATCCGTTCCCTGAAGAAGTATCACGCGGCATGTTAATTTTACGAGCGAACACGATGCTTAAAGGCGTATCTGGCGTTAGACCGCTTGTTGTAAATATGCTTCTTGAGTTTGTAAATCGTAAAATTCATCCAGTCGTTCCGCAACAAGGTTCACTTGGTGCGAGTGGCGATTTAGCGCCATTATCTCATCTTGCGCTCGTATTATTAGGCGAAGGTGAAGTGTTCTATAAAGGAAAACGCGTTCATGCGATGGTGGCTCTTACAGAAGAAGGTCTTGAGCCGATTGAACTTGAAGCGAAAGAAGGGCTTGCATTAATCAATGGTACGCAGGCGATGACAGCGCAAGGAGTTCTTTCTTATATAGAAGCGGAAGCAACGGCATATCAAGCTGAATTCATTGCTTCGATGACAATTGAAGGGTTACAAGGCATTATTGATGCATTTGATGAAGATGTTCATAAAGCACGTGGTTATAAAGAGCAAGTGGAAGTAGCGAGCAGAATTCGTGACATCCTTCATGATAGTAAATTAACAACAAAACAAGGAGAACTACGTGTACAGGATGCCTATTCACTTCGCTGTATTCCGCAAGTACACGGTGCTTCTTGGCAAGTTTTAAATTATGTCAAAGAAAAATTAGAAATTGAAATGAATGCAGCAACAGATAATCCACTAATCTTTGATGGTGGGGAAAAAGTAATTTCGGGCGGGAATTTCCATGGTCAACCGATTGCGTTTGCGATGGACTTCTTAAAAGTAGGAATGGCGGAACTTGCAAATATTTCAGAGCGTCGTATTGAGCGTTTAGTAAATCCGCAATTAAATGATTTACCGCCATTTTTAAGTCCAGAACCAGGACTTCAGTCTGGTGCGATGATTATGCAATACGCAGCAGCATCACTAGTTTCTGAAAATAAAACGTTAGCACATCCGGCGAGTGTGGATTCAATCCCGTCATCAGCTAACCAAGAAGATCACGTAAGTATGGGAACAATTGCTTCACGCCATGCACATCAAATTATTCAAAACGTAAGACGTGTTCTTTCAATTGAAATGATTTGTGCGATGCAAGCTGCAGAATATCGCGGTATTGAAAACATGAGTACAGTGACGAAAAGTTTCTACCATCAAGGTCGTCAGCAAGTGCCTTCTATTACAAATGACCGTATATTCTCAACGGATATTGAAAATATTGCGCATTGGTTAAAAACGAATTATTCGATCAAAGAAAGATTAGATGTAAACGCAGCACTATAA
- the hutP gene encoding hut operon transcriptional regulator HutP — translation MLLQGTHRIGRMAMLLALADENESPVLSIPKGWKYCTGKVGSMNSQKVVAAMETAAKSNQVIETDVYRETHALYHAIMEALYGVTRGQIQLADVLRTVGLRFAIVRGTPYDGKKEGEWVAVALYGTIGAPVKGSEHEAIGLGINHI, via the coding sequence ATGCTTCTTCAAGGAACACATCGAATTGGTCGTATGGCCATGCTGTTGGCACTTGCGGATGAGAATGAAAGCCCTGTATTATCTATCCCGAAAGGTTGGAAGTATTGTACGGGGAAAGTGGGTTCGATGAATTCGCAAAAGGTTGTAGCAGCAATGGAAACAGCGGCTAAAAGCAACCAAGTTATTGAAACAGACGTTTACAGAGAAACACATGCACTTTATCATGCAATTATGGAAGCTTTGTACGGAGTGACGAGAGGTCAAATTCAGTTAGCAGACGTTCTTCGTACAGTAGGACTTCGATTTGCGATTGTGCGCGGTACACCATACGACGGAAAAAAAGAAGGCGAATGGGTTGCTGTTGCATTATATGGAACGATTGGTGCACCTGTAAAAGGATCTGAGCATGAGGCGATTGGTTTAGGAATTAATCACATATGA
- a CDS encoding class I SAM-dependent methyltransferase: MTKRKDIHFRIEEKLLERFESALHYEGLKKTDVLTHAIQQFCTKVECEKMNDVKRQYNVSNHLQTRIDTHKHYEEKHVNLDEVVMNHLQLQGDEKILEVGCANGSFLSLLQTNGHTGHLTGLDQSKTMLSEATIKNSIIEWRLGDAGKLPFEANCYDWIVARHMLYHMKDVEKTVQGFHKVIRPGGSLLATTNSDVTLPRIVEMCNRMLDAFDLPKTTSSVTPFCLENGKEILQSVFPTVEEAVIHNTLVFHHATPIVNYISSMFPSLNIPDNTHLHAEMKEWLKEEVENELSLHNGIWRDPKTLAIYRCQKEKS, from the coding sequence TTGACAAAACGAAAAGATATTCATTTTCGAATTGAAGAAAAATTACTTGAAAGGTTTGAATCTGCACTTCATTACGAAGGTTTAAAGAAAACCGACGTATTAACGCACGCAATTCAGCAATTTTGCACGAAGGTGGAATGCGAAAAGATGAATGATGTAAAACGCCAATACAACGTAAGCAACCATTTACAAACTCGTATCGATACGCATAAACATTATGAAGAAAAACATGTGAATTTAGATGAAGTCGTCATGAATCATTTACAACTTCAAGGAGACGAGAAAATATTAGAGGTTGGGTGCGCTAACGGGAGTTTTCTTTCCCTTTTACAAACTAACGGTCATACAGGACATTTAACAGGTTTGGATCAATCGAAAACGATGCTTTCTGAAGCTACAATAAAAAATAGCATAATTGAATGGAGGCTAGGTGACGCTGGTAAACTTCCTTTCGAAGCTAATTGCTACGACTGGATCGTCGCAAGACATATGTTATACCACATGAAAGACGTCGAAAAAACAGTCCAAGGATTCCATAAAGTAATACGTCCTGGTGGCTCACTTTTAGCTACAACAAATTCTGACGTTACATTACCTCGTATAGTTGAAATGTGTAACCGCATGTTAGACGCATTTGATTTACCGAAAACAACATCTTCAGTCACGCCATTTTGTTTGGAAAATGGTAAAGAGATATTACAGTCTGTTTTTCCAACTGTTGAAGAAGCAGTTATTCATAATACTCTCGTTTTTCATCATGCTACTCCAATTGTAAACTATATTTCTAGCATGTTTCCATCACTAAATATACCTGATAATACACATCTTCACGCCGAAATGAAGGAATGGCTAAAAGAAGAAGTAGAAAATGAATTGTCACTTCATAACGGTATATGGCGCGATCCGAAAACGTTAGCCATTTATCGATGCCAAAAAGAAAAAAGCTAG
- a CDS encoding DJ-1/PfpI family protein: MLLFVYPTFAEFEITVATALLKNKYKIITAGLTNESIISETGLQVQPHMELSEVRVEEYEGIIIPGGDAIHMKDSEVLFSVIRQFHEQEKLVAAICAGPYALAQAGLCKEISYTVTMDYRKLDCFPVENFVYEEVVQHSNIITAQGHVFVPFGIAIASYFGVTNEHNINFYSGKGNVMMEELLPENV, translated from the coding sequence ATACTTTTATTTGTATACCCAACATTTGCGGAGTTTGAAATAACAGTAGCAACGGCATTGCTGAAAAATAAATATAAAATCATTACAGCTGGCTTAACGAACGAATCGATTATAAGTGAAACAGGTTTGCAAGTCCAACCACATATGGAATTAAGTGAAGTGCGTGTAGAAGAATATGAGGGAATTATTATTCCAGGTGGGGATGCAATACATATGAAGGATTCAGAAGTACTCTTTTCAGTCATTCGTCAATTTCATGAACAAGAAAAATTAGTAGCTGCTATTTGTGCTGGACCGTATGCGCTAGCACAAGCAGGCTTATGCAAAGAAATCTCGTATACGGTGACTATGGATTATAGAAAATTAGATTGTTTTCCAGTAGAAAATTTTGTGTATGAAGAAGTTGTGCAACACTCAAATATAATTACAGCACAGGGGCATGTATTTGTGCCATTTGGAATAGCGATTGCCTCTTATTTTGGGGTAACAAACGAACATAATATAAATTTTTACAGCGGTAAGGGGAATGTGATGATGGAGGAGCTGTTGCCTGAGAATGTATAA
- a CDS encoding AAA family ATPase produces the protein MAYVISLQGPMASGKTTLAKRLERCGLSVIYENPYPIVEKRKQLNLDMNSKEGFIVNQKMFIEAKIKEFQNAKGSDVIFDRGPEDIEFYTLFYPMIIGKEWDIETELKDELYKLRECRSDSIFYLDVTKKNVYDRKNNDRTRNRSTFEEQFKLVETEKDWYKQFPVTYVDTNRLTAEELEVYFMDWLKERGI, from the coding sequence ATGGCATATGTAATTTCACTCCAAGGACCGATGGCAAGTGGGAAAACAACATTGGCTAAAAGATTAGAACGATGTGGGCTTTCGGTTATATATGAAAATCCTTATCCAATTGTAGAAAAGCGAAAACAATTAAATTTGGATATGAATTCAAAAGAAGGGTTTATAGTAAATCAAAAAATGTTTATAGAAGCTAAAATAAAGGAGTTTCAAAATGCGAAGGGTTCAGACGTTATTTTTGATCGTGGACCTGAAGATATTGAATTTTATACACTTTTTTATCCAATGATTATAGGGAAAGAGTGGGATATAGAAACTGAATTGAAAGATGAATTATATAAATTAAGAGAATGCCGTTCAGATTCTATTTTTTATTTAGATGTGACGAAAAAGAATGTATATGATAGAAAAAATAATGATAGAACAAGAAACAGAAGTACATTTGAGGAGCAATTTAAATTAGTAGAAACTGAAAAAGATTGGTATAAACAATTTCCTGTAACTTATGTGGACACGAATAGATTAACAGCAGAAGAATTAGAGGTATATTTTATGGATTGGTTAAAGGAGAGAGGGATATGA
- a CDS encoding DUF2621 domain-containing protein — protein MLEGWFSWFIVLWTVILLGLMSIGGYFMFRKFLKRLPKEDGMSILDWEEHYINKTRHLWDDEQKQLLEELVSPVPELFRDVAKSKIAGKIGELALQEKASQITQDLIIKGYIIATPKRDHKFLVKKLQEKEIDYSNYKTLLAK, from the coding sequence TTGCTCGAAGGATGGTTCAGTTGGTTTATTGTGCTATGGACTGTTATTTTATTAGGACTTATGTCTATCGGTGGATACTTTATGTTCAGAAAATTTTTAAAACGATTACCAAAAGAAGATGGTATGTCTATTTTAGATTGGGAAGAGCACTATATTAATAAAACTAGGCATTTATGGGATGACGAACAAAAACAATTGTTAGAAGAGCTCGTAAGTCCTGTTCCAGAACTATTTCGCGATGTTGCTAAATCAAAAATTGCTGGCAAAATTGGAGAACTGGCATTACAAGAAAAAGCCTCTCAAATTACACAAGATTTAATTATTAAAGGGTATATTATTGCTACACCGAAGCGTGATCATAAATTTTTAGTAAAAAAACTACAAGAAAAAGAGATTGATTATTCGAATTATAAAACTTTATTAGCAAAATAA
- a CDS encoding CcdC family protein — protein MNIVVLSSIVAVCMAVGAMFIRLKAAKKPATLKKIILPPFFMSTGALMYVFPEFRLTPAEMLEAIGVGLFFSIFLIKTSKFEIRGQEIYLKRSKAFVFILIGLLVVRIVFKTYLSQSLDLGQLSGMFFLLAFAMIVSWRIAMYRSFTKLQKEMEKEDGFYNEKDMKLT, from the coding sequence ATGAACATAGTTGTTTTATCTAGTATCGTTGCTGTTTGTATGGCTGTTGGTGCGATGTTTATTCGTTTAAAAGCAGCTAAGAAACCTGCAACATTGAAAAAAATTATACTTCCACCATTTTTTATGAGTACGGGAGCATTGATGTATGTTTTTCCTGAATTTCGATTAACTCCAGCAGAAATGTTAGAAGCAATTGGTGTCGGTTTGTTTTTCTCTATTTTTCTTATTAAAACATCTAAATTTGAAATTAGAGGACAAGAGATTTATTTGAAGCGTTCAAAAGCCTTTGTTTTTATATTAATTGGATTACTTGTCGTGCGAATTGTATTTAAAACATACTTAAGCCAATCTCTTGATTTAGGACAACTTAGTGGCATGTTCTTCTTACTCGCGTTCGCAATGATTGTGTCATGGAGAATTGCGATGTACCGTTCCTTTACGAAATTGCAAAAGGAAATGGAAAAAGAAGATGGTTTTTATAATGAAAAAGATATGAAACTAACGTGA
- the ccdA gene encoding cytochrome c-type biogenesis protein CcdA produces MQDISIFLAFGAGFLSFISPCCLPLYPAFLSYITGMSVSELKEENAMLRKRSMIHTAFFLLGFSIIFIAIGFGTSFIGGIFTNYKDLIRQLGGIFIIVFGLIIVGVFKPKFLMQDRKFTFKNRPSGYFGSVLIGLAFAAGWTPCTGPILVSVIGLAATNPESAMIYMIAYILGFAIPFFVLSFFITKMSWIKRNSMKFMKIGGYVMIIMGIFLYFNWMTKIIVYFSSLFGGFKGF; encoded by the coding sequence ATGCAAGATATTAGTATTTTTTTAGCGTTTGGTGCAGGGTTTTTATCATTTATTTCCCCGTGTTGCTTACCCCTTTATCCGGCATTTTTATCGTACATAACAGGTATGTCGGTTTCTGAGTTGAAAGAAGAAAATGCAATGCTTCGCAAAAGGAGTATGATACATACAGCGTTTTTCTTACTTGGATTTTCAATTATATTTATTGCAATTGGATTTGGTACAAGTTTTATTGGAGGCATCTTTACAAATTATAAAGATTTAATTAGACAGTTAGGTGGTATATTTATCATCGTATTCGGTCTTATTATTGTCGGTGTGTTTAAGCCGAAGTTTTTAATGCAAGATCGTAAATTCACGTTTAAAAATCGTCCGAGTGGTTATTTTGGATCTGTTCTAATTGGATTGGCATTTGCGGCAGGATGGACGCCTTGTACAGGACCTATTTTAGTATCGGTTATTGGCTTAGCAGCAACGAATCCAGAATCAGCAATGATTTATATGATTGCATACATACTTGGATTTGCTATCCCGTTTTTCGTACTATCATTCTTTATTACGAAAATGTCTTGGATTAAAAGAAACAGTATGAAGTTCATGAAAATCGGGGGATACGTTATGATTATCATGGGTATTTTCTTATACTTTAACTGGATGACGAAAATTATCGTATATTTCTCAAGTTTATTTGGTGGTTTTAAGGGTTTTTAG
- a CDS encoding EamA family transporter → MLRYSLLVLLGACSYGILAIFVKLAYAEGFSLGEVIGSQYLFGWIILLAITLLFSRHRVPLKQALILFVAGTSASFTGIFYYASLKTVPASIAIILLFQFVWVGIIIEAVATKTLPSREKVISVIFLLAGTFLSSGLLEKSAGDFDTTGIILGLLSAVTFATYIFVSGKVAVEVPSLPRGVLLMAGALTLVMIVFPPTFIFNGAISEGLWKYGLGLGTFSIVIPSIAFTIGIPKIGSGLATILGAAELPVTTIMSVFVLKEAVLSSQWFGVSLILIGIAIPQIAYAMRGRYRKHHTHKKLAA, encoded by the coding sequence ATGCTTCGTTATTCTCTTTTAGTTTTATTAGGAGCGTGTAGTTATGGGATTTTAGCTATTTTCGTTAAACTTGCATATGCAGAAGGATTTTCACTTGGAGAGGTAATTGGCAGCCAATATTTGTTCGGTTGGATTATTTTGCTTGCTATTACACTTCTATTTTCTAGACATCGTGTTCCATTAAAACAAGCGTTAATTTTATTCGTTGCAGGTACATCTGCAAGTTTCACCGGAATTTTTTATTATGCTTCATTAAAAACTGTACCAGCATCTATTGCAATCATACTTTTATTCCAATTCGTTTGGGTCGGAATTATTATTGAAGCAGTGGCAACAAAAACATTACCTTCAAGAGAAAAAGTGATTTCCGTTATTTTCTTACTTGCAGGTACATTTTTATCAAGTGGATTACTAGAAAAATCAGCAGGTGATTTCGATACGACTGGAATCATATTAGGTTTATTATCTGCTGTTACATTTGCAACATACATTTTTGTGAGCGGAAAAGTTGCTGTTGAAGTACCTTCCTTACCACGTGGTGTTCTCTTAATGGCTGGCGCTTTAACTTTAGTAATGATCGTATTCCCGCCAACATTTATTTTTAACGGTGCAATTTCAGAAGGACTTTGGAAATACGGTTTAGGATTAGGAACATTTAGTATCGTTATTCCTTCTATCGCCTTTACAATTGGCATTCCAAAGATTGGTTCTGGCTTAGCAACTATTCTTGGTGCCGCAGAATTACCAGTTACAACAATTATGTCTGTATTCGTTTTAAAAGAAGCTGTGCTATCTTCACAATGGTTCGGTGTATCACTTATTTTAATCGGTATTGCAATCCCGCAAATTGCCTATGCAATGCGTGGACGCTATCGCAAACATCATACCCACAAAAAATTGGCAGCATAA